A window of the Phaseolus vulgaris cultivar G19833 unplaced genomic scaffold, P. vulgaris v2.0 scaffold_43, whole genome shotgun sequence genome harbors these coding sequences:
- the LOC137817399 gene encoding T-complex protein 1 subunit gamma-like isoform X2: MQSPVPVLKDSLKRESGSKVQHANIRAAKAVADIIRTTLGPRSMMKMLIDAGGGIVVTSDGNAILREIDLAHPAAKSMIELSRTQDEEVGDGTTSVIILAGEMLHVAEALIDKSCHPTVICRAYNKALEDAIAVLDKIAMPIDAKDRGTMLGIVKSCIGTKVTSQFGDLIADLAIDATTTVDIKNYIKIEKVPGGQLEDSRVLKGVMINKDVVVPGKMKRKIVNPRVILLDCSLEYKKGENQTNAELLKEEDWSLLLRMEEEYIEELCMQILKFKPDLVITEKGLSDLALHFLSKHGVSAIRRLRKSDNNRIAKACGAVIVNRPYELRESDVGTGTGLFEVKKIGDEFFAFIVECKDPKACTVLLRGASKDLLNEVERNLQDAMSVARNIIKNPKLVPGGGATELTVSATLKQKSSSVQGIEKWPYEAAAIAFEAIPRTLAQNCGVNVIRTMTALQGKHANGENAWIGINGNTGDITDMKECKIWDAYNVKAQTFKTAIEAACMLLRIDDVVSGGSIKRQAPGAGKAPSKLKVETEANADSEQILPD, translated from the exons ATGCAGTCGCCGGTTCCAGTTCTCA AGGACTCACTGAAACGCGAGTCTGGAAGCAAGGTGCAGCATGCTAATATTCGTGCAGCAAAG GCTGTTGCTGATATAATTCGTACAACCCTTGGACCCAGGTCCATGATGAAAATGCTAATTGATGCTGGGGGAG GTATTGTGGTGACAAGTGATGGAAATGCTATCTTGCGTGAGATAGATCTTGCTCATCCTGCTGCAAAG TCTATGATTGAACTGAGTCGCACCCAAGATGAAGAAGTTGGAGATGGAACAACATCTGTCATCATTCTTG CTGGTGAGATGCTTCATGTTGCTGAAGCACTCATAGATAAGAGTTGTCATCCTACAGTTATTTGTCGAG CTTATAATAAAGCTTTGGAGGATGCCATTGCTGTCCTGGATAAAATTGCAATGCCCATTGATGCCAAGGATC GAGGTACTATGCTGGGGATAGTCAAAAGCTGCATAGGTACCAAAGTCACTAGTCAATTTGGGGATTTAATTGCT GATTTAGCTATTGATGCTACTACCACAGtagatattaaaaattatataaagatTGAGAAGGTCCCTGGTGGGCAGCTGGAGGATTCAAGAGTTCTTAAAGGAGTTATGATAAACAAAGATGTGGTTGTCCCTGgcaaaatgaaaagaaagattGTTAATCCACGTGTCATTCTTCTTGATTGTTCCCTTGAGTATAAAAAGGGTGAAAATCAAACAAATGCTGAACTGCTCAAAGAAGAAGACTGGAGTCTCTTGTTGAGGATGGAAGAAGAATACATTGAGGAGCTCTGCATGCAGATATTGAAGTTTAAACCAGATTTGGTGATAACAGAGAAGGGCCTTAGTGATTTGGCATTGCATTTTCTGAGTAAGCATGGAGTTAGTGCGATCAGAAGGCTGAGAAAATCTGATAATAATAGAATTGCAAAAGCATGTGGTGCTGTTATTGTGAACAGACCATATGAATTACGGGAGTCTGATGTTGGTACTGGTACCGGATTATTTGAAGTTAAGAAAATTGGAGATGAATTTTTTGCATTTATTGTTGAATGCAAAGACCCCAAGGCTTGCACTGTACTACTGAGGGGTGCTAGCAAGGATCTCCTAAATGAAGTTGAAAGAAACCTCCAG GATGCCATGTCCGTAGCAAGGAACAtaataaaaaatccaaaacttgTTCCTGGAGGTGGTGCTACAGAATTGACTGTATCAGCCACGTTGAAGCAGAAGAGTTCATCTGTTCAAGGTATTGAGAAG TGGCCTTATGAAGCTGCTGCCATTGCTTTTGAGGCGATCCCCCGTACTTTGGCACAAAATTGTGGAGTAAATGTCATCCGCACCATGACTGCACTACAAGGAAAA CATGCAAATGGAGAAAACGCATGGATTGGCATAAATGGAAATACTGGGGACATCACTGACATGAAAGAATGCAAg ATCTGGGATGCATACAATGTGAAAGCACAAACATTTAAGACTGCTATTGAAGCTGCTTGCATGCTCCTGCGGATTGATGATGTAGTGAGTGGTGGTAGTATTAAGAGGCAGGCCCCTGGAGCCGGCAAGGCTCCTTCAAAGCTTAAGGTTGAGACCGAGGCAAATGCTGACAGTGAGCAAATTCTTCCTGATTGA
- the LOC137817399 gene encoding T-complex protein 1 subunit gamma-like isoform X1 has translation MEKLKTYQYIVSFQSCSSSSCPFSSASNMIDVYQAVADIIRTTLGPRSMMKMLIDAGGGIVVTSDGNAILREIDLAHPAAKSMIELSRTQDEEVGDGTTSVIILAGEMLHVAEALIDKSCHPTVICRAYNKALEDAIAVLDKIAMPIDAKDRGTMLGIVKSCIGTKVTSQFGDLIADLAIDATTTVDIKNYIKIEKVPGGQLEDSRVLKGVMINKDVVVPGKMKRKIVNPRVILLDCSLEYKKGENQTNAELLKEEDWSLLLRMEEEYIEELCMQILKFKPDLVITEKGLSDLALHFLSKHGVSAIRRLRKSDNNRIAKACGAVIVNRPYELRESDVGTGTGLFEVKKIGDEFFAFIVECKDPKACTVLLRGASKDLLNEVERNLQDAMSVARNIIKNPKLVPGGGATELTVSATLKQKSSSVQGIEKWPYEAAAIAFEAIPRTLAQNCGVNVIRTMTALQGKHANGENAWIGINGNTGDITDMKECKIWDAYNVKAQTFKTAIEAACMLLRIDDVVSGGSIKRQAPGAGKAPSKLKVETEANADSEQILPD, from the exons ATGGAAAAACTGAAAACATATCAGTATATTGTATCCTTTCAGTCATGTAGTTCATCTTCTTGTCCATTCTCTAGTGCTTCTAATATGATTGATGTATATCAGGCTGTTGCTGATATAATTCGTACAACCCTTGGACCCAGGTCCATGATGAAAATGCTAATTGATGCTGGGGGAG GTATTGTGGTGACAAGTGATGGAAATGCTATCTTGCGTGAGATAGATCTTGCTCATCCTGCTGCAAAG TCTATGATTGAACTGAGTCGCACCCAAGATGAAGAAGTTGGAGATGGAACAACATCTGTCATCATTCTTG CTGGTGAGATGCTTCATGTTGCTGAAGCACTCATAGATAAGAGTTGTCATCCTACAGTTATTTGTCGAG CTTATAATAAAGCTTTGGAGGATGCCATTGCTGTCCTGGATAAAATTGCAATGCCCATTGATGCCAAGGATC GAGGTACTATGCTGGGGATAGTCAAAAGCTGCATAGGTACCAAAGTCACTAGTCAATTTGGGGATTTAATTGCT GATTTAGCTATTGATGCTACTACCACAGtagatattaaaaattatataaagatTGAGAAGGTCCCTGGTGGGCAGCTGGAGGATTCAAGAGTTCTTAAAGGAGTTATGATAAACAAAGATGTGGTTGTCCCTGgcaaaatgaaaagaaagattGTTAATCCACGTGTCATTCTTCTTGATTGTTCCCTTGAGTATAAAAAGGGTGAAAATCAAACAAATGCTGAACTGCTCAAAGAAGAAGACTGGAGTCTCTTGTTGAGGATGGAAGAAGAATACATTGAGGAGCTCTGCATGCAGATATTGAAGTTTAAACCAGATTTGGTGATAACAGAGAAGGGCCTTAGTGATTTGGCATTGCATTTTCTGAGTAAGCATGGAGTTAGTGCGATCAGAAGGCTGAGAAAATCTGATAATAATAGAATTGCAAAAGCATGTGGTGCTGTTATTGTGAACAGACCATATGAATTACGGGAGTCTGATGTTGGTACTGGTACCGGATTATTTGAAGTTAAGAAAATTGGAGATGAATTTTTTGCATTTATTGTTGAATGCAAAGACCCCAAGGCTTGCACTGTACTACTGAGGGGTGCTAGCAAGGATCTCCTAAATGAAGTTGAAAGAAACCTCCAG GATGCCATGTCCGTAGCAAGGAACAtaataaaaaatccaaaacttgTTCCTGGAGGTGGTGCTACAGAATTGACTGTATCAGCCACGTTGAAGCAGAAGAGTTCATCTGTTCAAGGTATTGAGAAG TGGCCTTATGAAGCTGCTGCCATTGCTTTTGAGGCGATCCCCCGTACTTTGGCACAAAATTGTGGAGTAAATGTCATCCGCACCATGACTGCACTACAAGGAAAA CATGCAAATGGAGAAAACGCATGGATTGGCATAAATGGAAATACTGGGGACATCACTGACATGAAAGAATGCAAg ATCTGGGATGCATACAATGTGAAAGCACAAACATTTAAGACTGCTATTGAAGCTGCTTGCATGCTCCTGCGGATTGATGATGTAGTGAGTGGTGGTAGTATTAAGAGGCAGGCCCCTGGAGCCGGCAAGGCTCCTTCAAAGCTTAAGGTTGAGACCGAGGCAAATGCTGACAGTGAGCAAATTCTTCCTGATTGA
- the LOC137817393 gene encoding uncharacterized mitochondrial protein AtMg00810-like has product MQQPPGFISNNSQLVCKLNKAIYGLKQAPRSWYTKLSITLQSLGFNSTTSDPSLFVRFTHSSSLFVLIYVDDIIITRSVPTDIISLISTLSSVFALKDLGPLHHFLGIDVSTLQDGSLHLSQRHYVQSLLQRTQMLESHPQPTPMITNLKLPQNVSATFFDPSLFRSTVGALQYVLITRPELTFSVNKVSQFMHSPQEHHWKAVKRILRYLNGTLDHGLLIKHNTNNTIQGFCDSDWASDIDDKKSTTGYCVYFGSNLVSWSSHKQRAVSRSSTEAEYRGIAAVLADIIWIQSLLTELHISCTMPKIYFDNLGAVLLSANPVMHSRSKHFEIDIHFVRDHVQRKHVSLIHPPARFQLADVFTKPISGPSFTSVRPKLMVLEKPIISLRGDVKQIT; this is encoded by the coding sequence ATGcaacaaccaccaggttttatCTCTAACAATTCACAGCTAGTGTGTAAGCTTAACAAAGCTATTTACGGTCTCAAACAAGCACCTCGTTCATGGTATACAAAGCTAAGTATCACTCTTCAAAGTCTTGGCTTTAATTCCACTACTAGTGATCCATCATTGTTTGTTAGGTTTActcattcttcttctttgtttgttctcatctatgtagatgatataaTTATTACTAGATCTGTACCTACTGATATTATTTCTCTTATTTCCACTCTTAGTTCTGTTTTTGCTCTAAAGGACTTGGGCCCTCTACATCACTTCCTTGGTATTGATGTCTCCACTCTCCAAGATGGATCTTTGCACTTATCACAGCGTCACTATGTTCAAAGTCTTCTTCAACGAACGCAAATGCTTGAGTCCCATCCACAACCTACACCTATGATTACCAACTTAAAGCTTCCACAAAATGTTTCTGCAACCTTTTTTGATCCCTCTTTATTCAGATCCACAGTGGGTGCTCTTCAATATGTGCTCATCACTCGCCCGGAACTCACCTTTTCTGTGAATAAAGTCTCTCAATTCATGCACAGTCCTCAAGAGCATCATTGGAAGGCAGTTAAACGGATCCTACGGTATCTCAACGGCACATTAGATCATGGGCTTCTTATCAAACACAACACCAATAATACAATCCAGGGCTTCTGTGACTCAGATTGGGCTAGTGATATAGATGACAAAAAGTCTACAACAGGATACTGCGTGTATTTTGGCTCTAATCTTGTCTCATGGTCTTCTCATAAACAAAGAGCTGTTTCCCGAAGCAGCACTGAAGCAGAGTATCGCGGAATTGCTGCTGTCCTGGCTGATATTATTTGGATTCAATCTTTATTAACTGAACTCCATATCTCTTGTACCATGcccaaaatttattttgataaccTTGGAGCGGTTCTACTTTCAGCTAACCCTGTCATGCACTCGAGGTCCAAGCATTTTGAAATAGACATTCACTTTGTTCGTGACCATGTACAGCGAAAGCATGTCTCTCTCATTCATCCACCTGCTCGTTTTCAACTTGCTGATGTGTTTACAAAGCCTATTTCTGGTCCCAGCTTTACTTCAGTACGTCCTAAACTTATGGTTTTGGAAAAACCCATCATAAGTTTACGGGGGGATGTTAAGCAGATTACTTAA